In one Umezawaea sp. Da 62-37 genomic region, the following are encoded:
- a CDS encoding IS4 family transposase gives MSVRVSEVPLHGQPAVTVLTRSLTVAGGVFAPGHLGELTRVVPFELVDAVLEETRHVQRRLRDLPSRVGVYFLLAMCLFPEVGYRLVWQKLTGGLAGLPVVEPSAKALRDLRRRLGGAPMRRLFEVLAGPLAQPRTPGARFGVYRTVSFDGCSSIKVPDTARNRAWLDSPGNGGYPLVELMTLVETGTRALIGAVFGPTREGETDYARRLLHLLTPDMLVLWDKGFDSNAFLSEVHGTGARILGRLRNNRRTPVLVRLADGSYLSTIGSLRVRIIDARITVTVAGGTTFTATYRLVTTLTDARRHPAATLVALYHQRWEHESAYYALRHTITAGRVLRSGDRAGLEQEMWSLLTLYQLLRTVMVDAAESRPGTDPDRCGFTIALHTARDQVIQAAGIAFDDTEATGVITRKILAALLPPRRPRVSTRKVRSPISRYSERRDDGRPDQSRTVTALDIGVLEPPDAQPALPTASRDDRNITPTERRRHRILLLLQEDSTRLWRPRDIAIHFGDITLDTMYRQLSRWADSGLIHKMGPGLYAATTWSPTPLQENGNP, from the coding sequence ATGTCCGTCCGAGTCAGCGAGGTCCCGTTGCACGGCCAGCCCGCCGTCACCGTTCTCACACGTTCTCTCACGGTCGCCGGTGGTGTCTTCGCGCCAGGCCATCTCGGAGAGTTGACGCGAGTGGTCCCGTTCGAGCTCGTCGACGCGGTCCTGGAGGAGACCCGCCACGTGCAGCGTCGACTTCGGGACCTGCCCTCGCGGGTCGGTGTCTACTTCCTGTTGGCGATGTGCCTGTTTCCGGAGGTCGGCTACCGACTGGTCTGGCAGAAGCTGACCGGAGGACTGGCGGGTCTTCCGGTGGTCGAGCCGTCCGCGAAAGCCTTGCGGGACCTGCGTCGAAGACTCGGCGGCGCCCCGATGCGCCGCTTGTTCGAGGTGCTGGCCGGGCCGCTGGCCCAACCTCGAACCCCCGGTGCCCGGTTCGGGGTCTACCGCACGGTCTCCTTCGACGGCTGCAGCTCGATCAAGGTCCCCGACACCGCCCGCAACCGGGCCTGGCTCGATTCACCGGGCAACGGCGGCTACCCCCTGGTGGAACTGATGACACTCGTGGAGACCGGCACGAGAGCGCTGATCGGCGCGGTGTTCGGCCCCACCCGCGAGGGCGAGACCGACTACGCCAGGCGGCTGCTGCACCTTCTCACCCCGGACATGTTGGTGTTGTGGGACAAGGGTTTCGACAGCAACGCCTTCCTCAGTGAGGTGCACGGCACCGGCGCGCGGATCCTGGGGCGACTGCGCAACAACCGGCGCACGCCCGTCCTGGTCCGTCTCGCAGACGGCTCCTACCTGTCGACGATCGGCTCCCTCCGGGTGCGGATCATCGACGCGCGGATCACCGTGACCGTGGCCGGTGGGACCACCTTCACCGCAACCTACCGGCTGGTCACGACCCTGACCGACGCACGCCGCCACCCTGCCGCCACCCTGGTCGCCCTCTACCACCAACGGTGGGAACACGAATCGGCGTACTACGCCCTGCGGCACACGATCACCGCCGGACGCGTCCTACGCTCGGGCGACCGGGCCGGGCTCGAGCAGGAGATGTGGTCCCTGCTCACGCTCTACCAACTCCTGCGCACCGTCATGGTCGACGCCGCGGAATCCCGGCCCGGCACCGATCCCGACCGCTGCGGATTCACCATCGCCTTGCACACCGCCCGCGACCAAGTCATCCAAGCGGCCGGCATCGCCTTCGACGACACCGAAGCAACCGGGGTCATCACGCGGAAGATACTGGCCGCGCTCCTTCCGCCACGCCGCCCACGTGTGAGCACCCGCAAGGTCAGATCCCCGATCTCCCGCTACAGCGAACGCCGCGACGACGGCAGACCCGACCAAAGCCGCACCGTCACCGCACTCGACATCGGCGTCCTGGAACCCCCGGACGCACAGCCCGCGCTGCCCACCGCCTCCCGGGACGACCGCAACATCACCCCCACCGAGCGTCGCAGGCATCGGATTCTGTTGCTGCTACAGGAAGATTCCACCCGTCTCTGGCGACCCCGCGACATCGCGATCCACTTCGGCGACATCACCCTCGACACCATGTACAGACAGCTCTCCCGATGGGCCGACAGCGGGCTCATCCACAAGATGGGCCCTGGTCTCTACGCCGCAACAACGTGGTCACCCACACCCTTGCAGGAGAACGGAAATCCTTAA
- a CDS encoding transposase yields the protein MHILSDRSGMPLVVGVSRGDVVDADGLKPMVAGLLSRHDPGRGSHGKPRKLHADKAYDTTELRRWLRVDWDWVTRFAAQEPRFGRGTNNPIEAVAARDKAIGVGTFGSITPFYIPEVQWIAPEGHPFMA from the coding sequence GTGCACATCCTGTCCGATCGATCGGGAATGCCGCTCGTGGTCGGTGTCTCACGTGGCGACGTCGTCGACGCCGACGGCCTGAAACCGATGGTGGCGGGTCTGCTCTCGCGGCACGATCCCGGCCGCGGCAGCCACGGCAAGCCGCGCAAGCTGCACGCGGACAAAGCCTACGACACCACCGAGCTGCGGCGATGGCTACGCGTCGACTGGGATTGGGTCACCCGCTTCGCCGCCCAGGAACCCCGCTTCGGCCGCGGCACCAACAATCCGATCGAGGCGGTCGCCGCACGGGACAAGGCCATCGGCGTCGGCACCTTCGGCTCGATCACCCCGTTCTACATCCCCGAAGTCCAGTGGATCGCCCCCGAGGGACACCCCTTCATGGCCTAG
- a CDS encoding abortive infection family protein, which yields MERTFTALTNQAAQVLGVDRNSVAGYDKEVAALLQKLHSVVNSIGELRNRAGADHGPAELPVGLDLRYGRLAMRSAIAWSGFMLDTLHDRRTQTEQ from the coding sequence ATCGAGCGAACCTTCACCGCGCTGACGAACCAAGCCGCACAGGTCCTCGGCGTCGATCGGAACTCGGTCGCCGGCTACGACAAGGAGGTCGCCGCCCTGCTGCAAAAACTGCACAGCGTCGTGAACTCGATCGGAGAACTGCGCAACAGGGCGGGCGCCGACCATGGCCCGGCCGAGCTGCCGGTGGGGTTGGATCTGCGGTACGGCCGTCTGGCCATGCGCAGTGCGATCGCCTGGTCCGGATTCATGCTCGACACACTCCACGATCGTAGGACCCAGACCGAGCAGTGA
- a CDS encoding response regulator transcription factor, producing MTPLKVLLVDDHVLMRAGLSALLEGESALQVVGEAGDGPTALRLCAELRPDVVLMDLRLKDEMDGVATMEAMLEAMPGVSVVILTSYGTRPDVLRAMAAGARGYVLKAGPPEDLFRAIRTAAGGGIGLAPEAAEFLVSEVAAPRPTLSGREVEVVAHLARGLSNREISRALVLSEATVKTHLVRIYRKLDADNRTTAIVEAARRGLIDL from the coding sequence TTGACCCCGCTGAAGGTGCTGCTGGTCGACGACCACGTGCTCATGCGCGCCGGCCTCAGCGCGCTCCTCGAAGGCGAGTCGGCCCTGCAAGTGGTCGGCGAGGCGGGCGACGGGCCCACGGCTTTGCGGCTCTGCGCCGAACTGCGTCCCGACGTGGTGCTGATGGACCTGCGGCTGAAGGACGAAATGGACGGTGTGGCCACCATGGAGGCCATGCTCGAAGCCATGCCCGGCGTGAGCGTGGTGATCCTGACCAGCTACGGGACCCGCCCGGACGTGCTGCGCGCCATGGCCGCCGGCGCCAGGGGTTACGTGCTCAAGGCCGGTCCGCCGGAGGATCTGTTCCGAGCGATCCGCACCGCCGCGGGCGGCGGGATCGGTCTGGCGCCCGAGGCGGCCGAATTCCTGGTCAGCGAGGTCGCCGCCCCTCGGCCGACGTTGTCCGGACGCGAGGTCGAGGTCGTCGCGCACCTGGCGCGAGGCCTGAGCAACCGCGAGATCAGCCGGGCTCTGGTCCTGAGCGAGGCCACGGTGAAGACCCATCTCGTCCGCATCTACCGCAAGCTCGATGCGGACAACCGGACCACCGCCATCGTCGAAGCCGCGCGGCGAGGGCTGATAGACCTGTAG
- a CDS encoding STAS domain-containing protein, translating to MSGDRSSALASTQVDLVQGVPVLRVIGEIDMTTSEMIRGTLLTCLDTAASTLVLDLNEVTFLASSGLALISEALGYADQRDIAFVVVAGDRSFLRLLQTTSLDELLTIYSGLDPAIAALHDMVATTSPLATGVPRTVE from the coding sequence ATGAGCGGTGATCGTTCATCGGCGCTGGCCTCGACGCAGGTGGACCTCGTGCAGGGCGTGCCGGTTCTGCGGGTGATCGGTGAGATCGACATGACCACCAGCGAGATGATCCGAGGAACGCTGCTGACCTGCCTGGACACCGCCGCATCGACACTGGTGTTGGACTTGAACGAGGTGACGTTCCTGGCCTCCAGTGGCCTGGCACTGATCAGTGAGGCGCTTGGATACGCCGACCAGCGAGACATCGCTTTCGTCGTCGTGGCCGGCGACCGGAGTTTTCTGCGGCTTCTTCAGACCACGAGTCTGGACGAGTTGCTGACCATTTATTCAGGCTTGGACCCCGCCATCGCGGCGCTACACGACATGGTGGCGACCACCTCACCGTTGGCAACGGGCGTGCCGAGAACGGTTGAATGA
- a CDS encoding tyrosine-type recombinase/integrase, which produces MVGKQVFPHVLRHSTAMRLLRAGVDITVIALWLGHESVATTQVYIHADLELKERALARTAPINVTPGRYQPTDTIIEFLNNL; this is translated from the coding sequence CTGGTCGGCAAGCAGGTCTTCCCGCACGTGCTGCGGCACTCCACCGCCATGCGCTTGTTGCGCGCTGGCGTCGACATCACCGTCATCGCCCTCTGGCTCGGTCATGAAAGTGTTGCCACTACACAGGTCTACATCCACGCCGACCTCGAACTCAAAGAACGCGCCCTCGCCCGTACCGCCCCGATCAACGTCACCCCAGGCCGCTACCAGCCCACCGACACCATTATCGAGTTCCTCAACAACCTGTGA
- a CDS encoding helix-turn-helix domain-containing protein, producing MENYENTVLAGVGPRLRALRRARGTTLAELAAVTGLTTSTLSRLENGKRRPTLEQLLPLARAHGVPLDDLVGSYDTGDPRVHLRPVTRDGMTFVPLTRRAGGIQAFKVVYPPASRWGSPALKTHEGYEWFYVMNGSVRFVLGDQDLPVRAGEAAEFDARIPHWIGSAEEHPAELLTLIGPQGERAHLAVSQ from the coding sequence GTGGAGAACTACGAGAACACCGTGCTCGCGGGCGTCGGCCCCCGGTTGCGCGCGCTGCGCCGGGCCCGCGGCACGACACTGGCGGAACTGGCCGCCGTGACCGGGTTGACCACCAGCACCCTCTCCCGCCTCGAGAACGGCAAACGGCGCCCCACCCTGGAGCAACTGCTGCCACTGGCGAGGGCCCACGGCGTTCCGCTCGACGACCTGGTCGGCTCGTACGACACCGGCGATCCGCGCGTCCACCTGCGCCCGGTGACGCGGGACGGCATGACCTTCGTGCCGCTGACCAGGCGCGCGGGCGGCATCCAGGCCTTCAAGGTCGTCTACCCGCCCGCCTCCCGCTGGGGCTCGCCCGCGCTGAAGACCCACGAGGGGTACGAGTGGTTCTACGTGATGAACGGAAGCGTCCGGTTCGTGCTCGGCGACCAGGACCTCCCCGTGCGAGCCGGTGAGGCCGCCGAGTTCGACGCCCGGATCCCGCACTGGATCGGCAGCGCCGAGGAACACCCGGCCGAACTGCTCACCCTGATCGGGCCGCAGGGGGAACGAGCGCACCTCGCGGTTTCCCAGTAG
- a CDS encoding alpha/beta hydrolase has product MNNDVSRVGEGDHAVIALHGWFGSAAAWQPITRYLDGTRFSYFFPDYRGYGARRNVPGDHSIAEAAGDVLALADDLGLEVFSLVGHSMGGSVMQRVLADTPTRVRALVGISPVPASGVPFDEQTWKLFTGAERKPGNRRTIIDFTTGNRLSGTWLDATVRQSLETSDPVAFGKYLRAWAHTDFQSELDGNPVPVRVVAGAHDPALGPDTMRATFGKCYPNCEVVVFEQAGHYAVDETPIALVSAVESFLADVEVRSR; this is encoded by the coding sequence GTGAATAACGACGTCTCCCGAGTCGGCGAGGGTGACCACGCCGTCATCGCACTGCACGGTTGGTTCGGGTCGGCCGCCGCGTGGCAGCCGATCACCCGCTACCTCGACGGAACAAGGTTCAGCTACTTCTTCCCCGACTACCGCGGCTATGGAGCGCGCAGGAACGTGCCAGGGGACCACTCGATCGCCGAAGCAGCCGGGGACGTCCTGGCGCTCGCCGACGACCTGGGACTGGAAGTGTTCTCGCTGGTCGGTCATTCGATGGGCGGCAGTGTGATGCAGCGCGTGCTGGCCGACACGCCCACCCGGGTACGCGCGCTGGTCGGGATCTCCCCGGTGCCCGCCAGCGGCGTCCCGTTCGACGAGCAGACCTGGAAGCTGTTCACCGGCGCGGAGCGGAAACCGGGCAACCGGCGCACGATCATCGATTTCACCACCGGCAACCGGTTGAGCGGCACGTGGCTCGACGCAACGGTCCGGCAGTCACTGGAGACGTCCGACCCGGTGGCCTTCGGGAAGTACCTGCGGGCGTGGGCGCACACTGATTTCCAGTCCGAGCTGGATGGCAACCCGGTGCCGGTCCGGGTGGTGGCAGGTGCGCACGACCCGGCGCTCGGACCGGACACCATGCGTGCCACGTTCGGGAAGTGCTACCCGAACTGCGAGGTGGTCGTGTTCGAGCAGGCGGGCCACTACGCGGTCGACGAGACCCCGATCGCGCTCGTCTCGGCGGTCGAAAGCTTCCTCGCCGACGTCGAAGTACGGTCCCGCTGA
- a CDS encoding CHC2 zinc finger domain-containing protein yields the protein MPTTALAATEPPDPRRIVEVVGRHTTLRPLGETQLQGLCPFCGSTAFRVRPDVGIFLCWRCGDGGDAAMFTARIDNRR from the coding sequence ATGCCCACCACGGCCCTGGCAGCCACCGAACCACCCGACCCCCGGCGGATCGTCGAGGTCGTAGGCCGGCACACGACGCTCCGGCCGCTCGGCGAGACCCAGTTGCAGGGTTTGTGCCCTTTCTGCGGCTCTACGGCGTTCCGCGTGCGGCCGGACGTGGGCATCTTCCTCTGTTGGCGGTGTGGAGACGGCGGTGACGCCGCCATGTTCACCGCCAGGATCGACAACCGCCGGTAG
- a CDS encoding sensor histidine kinase produces MAAHAPSSDRLKNWTESLLHAAFFLILAGTVARYITLSTPQCWAIVLLSGLLSIGYTVGVVWWDRFDSHRTGWFCVLFALWLGLLFVVPLTATATFCWCAVPLVCLASRALAPRHAVVVLVVVTGTLLVLGIWRTTGFQPDVVLAPIAAIWAAAGLYRLQQRDAERLRRARDELARSRQEAGVLAERARIARDIHDSLAQDIASSRILLQAAERERTHSPDKAWSRVRTVTGSLGGSLTETRRIIANLLPTALEGRELTTALAGLCAQLDRVGIVTTFQVVGQVDALPPDTAIAVLRVAQSALGNVREHAEATTASVLVRREGDHVSLTVRDDGVGFDPDLPRASPDRGFGLAGIRERLDECGGALTVRSETGGGTVLTATVGITAMVSS; encoded by the coding sequence ATGGCAGCACACGCACCGTCGTCCGACCGTCTGAAGAACTGGACCGAAAGCCTTCTGCACGCGGCGTTCTTCCTGATCCTGGCGGGGACGGTAGCGCGGTACATCACGCTGAGCACACCACAATGCTGGGCGATCGTGCTGCTCAGCGGTCTGCTGAGCATCGGGTACACCGTCGGGGTGGTGTGGTGGGACCGGTTCGACTCCCACCGCACCGGGTGGTTCTGCGTCCTGTTCGCGCTGTGGCTGGGGCTGCTGTTCGTGGTGCCGCTCACGGCGACGGCGACGTTCTGCTGGTGCGCGGTACCACTGGTGTGCCTGGCTTCGCGTGCGTTGGCGCCCAGGCACGCGGTGGTGGTGCTGGTCGTCGTCACGGGCACGCTGCTGGTGCTCGGGATCTGGCGCACGACCGGGTTCCAGCCGGACGTCGTCCTGGCCCCGATCGCCGCGATCTGGGCCGCCGCGGGGCTCTACCGGCTCCAGCAACGGGACGCCGAGCGGTTGCGCCGCGCTCGTGACGAGCTGGCGCGCAGCAGGCAGGAGGCAGGCGTGCTGGCCGAACGAGCGCGGATCGCCAGGGACATCCACGACTCGCTCGCCCAGGACATCGCGAGCAGCCGGATTCTGCTCCAGGCAGCCGAACGGGAGCGGACGCACAGCCCGGACAAGGCGTGGTCGCGGGTGCGGACGGTGACCGGGTCGCTGGGCGGAAGCCTCACCGAGACGCGCAGGATCATCGCCAACCTGCTGCCCACCGCCTTGGAGGGCAGGGAGTTGACGACCGCGTTGGCCGGCCTGTGCGCGCAACTGGACCGCGTCGGCATCGTGACGACGTTCCAGGTGGTGGGCCAGGTCGACGCGCTCCCGCCCGACACCGCCATCGCTGTGCTGCGGGTCGCCCAAAGCGCGCTCGGCAACGTCCGCGAGCACGCCGAGGCCACCACCGCGTCCGTGCTCGTGCGTCGGGAGGGGGACCACGTGAGCCTGACCGTCCGCGACGACGGAGTCGGCTTCGATCCCGACCTCCCCCGCGCCTCGCCCGATCGGGGCTTCGGTCTGGCCGGCATCCGCGAACGGCTCGACGAGTGCGGCGGTGCCCTGACCGTGCGCAGCGAGACCGGCGGCGGCACCGTGCTGACCGCGACGGTCGGCATCACCGCGATGGTGAGCAGTTGA
- a CDS encoding alpha/beta hydrolase, with translation MAVLLGALGCTASPAPPGDSGAFDSATRADAEFNRRFTHEFADVDGVRMHYVKGGTGKPLVLLHGWPQSWYEWRGIMPELADEYTVYALDLPGLGDSTGSPSGYDKSTLARYVHGLLVDELGLSDIRLVAHDLGAGVGVQYASQFPGEVVRYAHLDYPVPGPALSAATYRTFSWHLAFHDQEDVPEALVDDDVREYLALFYPRVAYGGIAFGGKGAPPPFTDEQVDEFARTYQRPQVLKGGFELYRTLDQDERDNIAARPTDVPTLLMSAEGTLASTRPTLEPLTTNIQRAVEVPRSGHWLPEENPDFVTGELLAFLAGS, from the coding sequence ATGGCGGTCCTGTTGGGTGCGCTGGGGTGCACGGCGAGTCCCGCGCCGCCCGGCGACTCGGGGGCGTTCGACTCGGCGACCCGCGCGGACGCCGAGTTCAACCGCCGGTTCACGCATGAGTTCGCCGACGTCGACGGCGTGCGGATGCACTACGTCAAGGGCGGCACGGGCAAGCCGCTCGTGCTGCTGCACGGCTGGCCGCAGTCTTGGTACGAGTGGCGCGGCATCATGCCGGAGCTCGCCGACGAGTACACGGTCTACGCGCTCGACCTGCCGGGGCTCGGGGACAGCACCGGGTCGCCGAGCGGCTATGACAAGAGCACCCTCGCCCGTTACGTCCACGGCCTGCTCGTCGACGAGCTCGGGCTCTCCGACATCCGGCTCGTGGCGCACGACCTCGGGGCCGGGGTGGGGGTGCAGTACGCGTCGCAGTTCCCCGGCGAGGTCGTCCGGTACGCGCACCTGGACTACCCGGTGCCCGGCCCCGCGCTGAGCGCCGCCACCTATCGGACGTTCAGCTGGCACTTGGCCTTCCACGACCAGGAGGACGTGCCGGAGGCGTTGGTCGACGACGACGTGCGGGAGTACCTGGCGCTGTTCTACCCGCGGGTGGCCTACGGCGGCATCGCCTTCGGCGGCAAGGGAGCACCGCCGCCGTTCACCGACGAGCAGGTCGACGAGTTCGCCAGGACGTACCAGCGTCCGCAGGTGCTCAAGGGCGGCTTCGAGCTCTACCGGACCCTGGACCAGGACGAGCGGGACAACATCGCGGCGCGACCCACCGACGTCCCGACGTTGCTCATGTCGGCTGAGGGCACACTGGCCTCGACCCGTCCGACGCTTGAACCGTTGACCACCAACATCCAGCGCGCCGTCGAGGTCCCCCGCTCCGGGCACTGGCTGCCCGAGGAGAACCCGGACTTCGTGACCGGGGAACTGCTCGCGTTCCTCGCGGGCTCGTGA
- a CDS encoding transposase, giving the protein MEQVISAGRPKWVPVFTGLSMRVFRNLVRVVARRGGEQTGSGRRWGLSLEDRVLLVAVYYRTNLTYRQVALLFGISKSAAGRVVDHLAPLLALAPVTRKHGPDAVLIVDGTLVPTHDRSMSASSKNYRYSVNMQVVIDANTRLIVAVGDPTPGNRNDCRAYTDSRVDQQCRGATVMADGGYQGNPEVIMLYRKPRKEQPPLPQWKEDLNTVHRSVRARVEHALAHMQSYNILRNCRRKHDGVWYATRGVAQMRNLAMTA; this is encoded by the coding sequence GTGGAGCAGGTGATCAGTGCGGGCCGGCCGAAGTGGGTGCCGGTGTTCACGGGCTTGTCGATGCGGGTGTTCCGCAATCTTGTGCGGGTCGTGGCCCGTCGGGGTGGTGAACAGACCGGCAGTGGTCGGCGGTGGGGATTGTCGCTGGAGGATCGGGTGTTGCTGGTGGCGGTGTATTACCGGACGAACCTGACGTATCGGCAGGTCGCGCTGCTGTTCGGCATCTCGAAATCGGCCGCGGGTCGCGTCGTGGATCATCTGGCGCCGCTGTTGGCGCTCGCGCCGGTGACCCGCAAGCACGGCCCGGACGCCGTGCTGATCGTGGACGGCACGCTGGTGCCCACCCACGACCGGAGCATGTCCGCGTCGTCGAAGAACTACCGGTACTCGGTGAACATGCAGGTCGTCATCGACGCCAACACCCGCCTGATCGTCGCGGTCGGCGACCCCACGCCCGGCAACCGCAACGACTGCCGGGCCTACACCGACTCCCGCGTCGACCAGCAGTGCCGGGGCGCGACAGTAATGGCCGACGGCGGCTACCAGGGCAACCCCGAGGTGATCATGCTCTACCGGAAACCGCGTAAGGAACAACCGCCGCTGCCGCAATGGAAGGAGGACCTCAACACCGTCCACAGGAGCGTCCGCGCACGGGTGGAGCATGCCCTGGCCCACATGCAGTCCTACAACATCCTGCGCAACTGCCGCCGTAAACACGACGGCGTCTGGTACGCCACCCGAGGCGTCGCCCAGATGCGGAACCTGGCCATGACGGCCTGA
- a CDS encoding TetR/AcrR family transcriptional regulator has protein sequence MRPNAPGPRRSYDTGKRRSAARRNRAAVIEACRELLLSDGYQATTVRTVAARAGVSPETVHKAFGSKPGLMKALWDVTLAGDDEPMPMSERPALKQAWSTPDPHLKLRLYAGFVCDVHTRLATLFALLGEAGPEVAQVLATAERERLVGVTAFLTHLADADALRADADPNHQVDACWAMTGPQLYTQLTSGRGWDVDTYRDWLTGVLIASLLP, from the coding sequence GTGAGACCCAACGCACCTGGGCCGCGCAGGTCCTATGACACCGGCAAACGCCGATCTGCCGCTCGCCGTAACCGCGCCGCAGTGATCGAGGCGTGCCGTGAGCTGCTGCTCAGCGACGGCTACCAGGCAACCACAGTCCGCACCGTCGCCGCACGCGCCGGTGTGTCACCCGAAACGGTTCACAAGGCGTTCGGCAGCAAGCCGGGGCTGATGAAGGCACTGTGGGACGTCACCCTGGCCGGTGACGACGAACCGATGCCCATGTCCGAACGGCCAGCGCTCAAACAGGCCTGGTCGACTCCCGACCCACACCTGAAGCTGCGCCTGTACGCCGGGTTCGTGTGCGACGTCCACACCCGACTCGCGACGCTGTTCGCCCTGCTGGGTGAAGCCGGCCCCGAGGTGGCGCAGGTCCTCGCGACAGCCGAGCGGGAACGACTGGTAGGCGTCACCGCCTTCCTCACCCACCTCGCCGACGCGGATGCGCTGCGCGCCGACGCCGATCCGAATCATCAGGTCGACGCCTGCTGGGCGATGACCGGGCCTCAGCTCTACACCCAGCTCACCTCCGGCCGCGGCTGGGACGTCGACACCTACCGCGATTGGCTGACCGGGGTGTTGATCGCCTCCCTGCTGCCGTAA
- a CDS encoding MBL fold metallo-hydrolase, with product MRSTTPDRVAPDVVRLGDDVVNFYLVEHPDGLLLVDAGLPGHLGQLRTYLASSGCAVGDIRAVLLTHAHPDHTGLVTVLHRAGAEIRVHALDAPILADGPRSALRHAKSERSLAHYLLRRPAAMGTPLHMALRGGFTAPRFSHARTFAGDASFDELPGRPRALAVPGHTAGSTAYAFPELGLLFTGDALVTHDGITGHRGPGLVCRGFTTNSVAALASLDRLDSVGDALVLPGHGDPVTDLAAATEQARRHGVS from the coding sequence ATGCGCAGCACCACGCCCGACCGGGTCGCCCCCGATGTCGTCCGACTCGGCGACGACGTCGTCAACTTCTACCTGGTCGAGCATCCCGACGGCCTTCTGCTGGTCGACGCCGGACTGCCGGGCCACCTCGGCCAACTCCGGACGTACCTGGCCTCCTCGGGCTGTGCGGTGGGTGACATCCGCGCGGTCCTGCTGACCCACGCCCATCCCGACCACACCGGTCTGGTCACCGTGTTGCACCGAGCCGGCGCCGAGATCCGGGTACATGCCCTTGACGCCCCCATCCTCGCCGACGGTCCGCGTAGTGCCCTGCGGCACGCGAAATCCGAACGCTCGCTGGCGCACTACCTGCTGCGCCGCCCGGCGGCGATGGGCACCCCGCTGCACATGGCTCTGCGCGGGGGCTTCACCGCACCCCGGTTCTCCCACGCCAGGACGTTCGCCGGGGACGCCTCCTTCGACGAGCTGCCCGGCCGCCCCCGCGCGCTCGCTGTGCCCGGCCACACCGCAGGCAGCACTGCGTACGCCTTTCCCGAACTCGGCCTGCTTTTCACCGGCGACGCCCTGGTCACCCATGACGGCATCACCGGCCACCGCGGCCCAGGCCTGGTCTGTCGCGGGTTCACCACCAACAGCGTCGCCGCACTGGCCTCACTGGACCGGCTGGACTCGGTGGGCGACGCCCTGGTGTTGCCGGGGCATGGCGACCCCGTCACCGACCTCGCCGCCGCTACAGAACAGGCGCGTCGCCACGGAGTCTCCTGA
- a CDS encoding helix-turn-helix domain-containing protein produces MGPVNAGYSQTLGKGLRVLEVLRHHPAGLGVNALAAKLGLHRTVVYRLLGTLRAHGLVMQDGNLRFRLGVGLIDLAGAVEVDLCTAAAPHLAVLADEVGATAFLTLADGGEAVSAYVVEPRRARMHVGYRTGARHRLEVSAAGIAILAARPALAGERAEVAAARERGYSVTSGELELGAWGLAAAVPVGAAPMAASVGVVAMTELDEQQVAVAVRRAASAVADDVRHGAGDRP; encoded by the coding sequence ATGGGTCCTGTCAACGCTGGTTATTCGCAAACTCTCGGCAAGGGACTTCGGGTTCTGGAGGTGCTCCGGCACCACCCGGCGGGCCTCGGCGTCAACGCGCTCGCGGCGAAGCTCGGGCTGCACCGCACTGTCGTCTACCGCCTGCTCGGCACGTTGCGGGCGCACGGCCTGGTGATGCAGGACGGCAACTTGCGGTTCCGGCTCGGCGTCGGGCTCATCGACCTGGCCGGCGCGGTCGAGGTCGATCTGTGCACCGCCGCCGCACCGCACCTCGCCGTGCTCGCGGACGAGGTGGGCGCCACGGCGTTCCTCACCCTCGCCGACGGCGGCGAGGCGGTCAGTGCGTACGTCGTCGAACCCCGCCGGGCCCGGATGCACGTGGGCTACCGGACCGGTGCCCGGCATCGACTGGAGGTGAGCGCAGCCGGTATCGCCATCCTCGCGGCTCGCCCGGCGCTCGCCGGTGAGCGCGCGGAGGTGGCAGCGGCACGGGAACGCGGCTATTCGGTGACCTCAGGAGAGCTCGAGCTCGGAGCGTGGGGCTTGGCAGCGGCGGTGCCGGTCGGTGCCGCCCCAATGGCGGCGAGCGTAGGGGTCGTCGCGATGACCGAACTCGACGAGCAGCAGGTCGCCGTCGCCGTGCGGCGTGCGGCGTCGGCGGTCGCCGACGACGTACGCCACGGCGCCGGCGACCGGCCATGA